The Salinibaculum sp. SYNS191 genome has a window encoding:
- a CDS encoding PAS domain S-box protein, with amino-acid sequence MNTRCSAAEIRDARARLASAESRDALLRRTVDELAARLSLDACAVLDRDGRRLAAHVADETADNAGESGPFRVLVERTGHPKRPVLVADTTRDDRFGPGTEYGSVLTVPLDGHGVVVLARQNPGALDEETLALADLFASYVSRELDRLPAESTARLSFADAAHFLDIADVMMVAIDADGVVTYVNRKAEAVLGYDRADLVGRDWFETCLPDGTRAAVREVFDDLTAGTVELPDRYENSVVTRDGDERVVEWHNTVLRDEDGTVTGTLSSGLDVTDQRAQQQRLQRERQKYETLVDQFPNGLVTLFDEDHRYQLVGGTAFEDLTTSVSDLEGNRLEDVFPAENAAELAPLYDRAFEGESSVTTLDLQGRVFRVRIVPVRDGDGDVVAGMTVSQDITEQSRRREELERARKRYRTLLEAAPDPVFVADAETGTILETNEAAAALRGEDRADIVGRYQSALHPQEESEAYRALFEQFVAEGGGRVRKLPDGTQIRTVDGDGETIPVEVSGRTVELPDGPVVYGIFRDVTDQLEYEQTLTRFNETLTELFEMTTGENIGETVTAAATSVLDADAAALYGFDEAAGALSPVAVSAADDVSFVDDSPVFEPGDSIAWRVFVEDEPEVVDDVHADPDAYNPDSRFRSEIVVPVGEHGVLMAARSRPDAFDRRAAELVEILGASTEAALDRAERERRLRHRESQLQERTDQLEELETLNRNIREMARAILDADSREELEREVCARLTDIDPFVFAWVGDIDRVDDRVVPRTWAGDDRGYLASAPLALADDAGAEPAVRAARTRERAVESNTATHLQRDEWRREAVTRDFLSAVSLPVVYRGTLQCVLTIYASTPRAFSDRLQSVCADLSDLLANAIAATDRKYALLSDRATEMEFEVQDATCLLLRLARALDCTLEVERMTTDPGDRLTVLLRALDVSPEQLRDRAARESAIADARLVDSDDGARIECRFAEPFLASTLAEQGIVVREITAEPSTCRLTAAVPSHFSVRRAVDTIGAMYPDAELLAKRERRGSLAARDAFVETILEQLTGRQREVVELAYRRGYFESPKQTSGAELADELGFSSSALHNHIRSAQRKLFAALFEDAPPASEGRTGESSG; translated from the coding sequence ATGAACACTCGCTGCAGCGCCGCAGAGATACGAGACGCCAGAGCGCGACTGGCGTCGGCCGAGTCCCGTGATGCACTGCTCCGCCGGACGGTCGACGAACTCGCGGCCCGTCTCTCCCTCGACGCCTGCGCCGTCCTCGACCGGGACGGACGGCGACTGGCCGCACACGTCGCCGACGAGACGGCCGACAATGCCGGCGAGTCGGGGCCGTTCCGTGTACTCGTCGAGCGGACGGGACACCCGAAGCGGCCGGTGCTGGTCGCCGATACGACCCGGGACGACCGGTTCGGCCCCGGCACCGAGTACGGGTCCGTTCTCACGGTCCCGCTGGACGGGCACGGCGTGGTCGTCCTCGCCAGACAGAACCCGGGGGCGCTGGACGAGGAGACGCTCGCGCTGGCCGACCTCTTTGCCAGTTACGTGTCGCGCGAACTCGACAGACTCCCGGCCGAGTCGACTGCCCGGCTCTCCTTTGCGGACGCCGCTCACTTCCTCGACATCGCCGACGTCATGATGGTCGCCATCGACGCGGACGGCGTCGTCACCTACGTGAACCGCAAGGCGGAGGCGGTCCTGGGCTACGACCGGGCGGACCTCGTCGGCCGCGACTGGTTCGAGACCTGTCTGCCCGACGGGACGCGAGCGGCGGTCCGGGAGGTATTCGACGATCTCACCGCCGGCACTGTGGAACTGCCGGACCGGTACGAGAACTCGGTCGTGACCAGGGACGGGGACGAGCGCGTCGTCGAGTGGCACAATACGGTCCTCCGTGACGAGGACGGGACCGTCACCGGGACGCTCAGTTCGGGGCTCGACGTCACCGACCAGCGCGCCCAGCAGCAGCGACTCCAGCGCGAACGGCAGAAGTACGAGACGCTGGTCGACCAGTTCCCGAACGGCCTCGTCACGCTCTTCGACGAGGACCACCGCTATCAACTGGTCGGGGGCACCGCCTTCGAGGACCTGACGACGTCCGTGTCGGACCTGGAGGGGAACCGGCTGGAAGACGTCTTCCCGGCGGAGAACGCCGCGGAACTGGCACCGCTCTACGACCGCGCGTTCGAGGGCGAATCCAGCGTCACCACGCTCGACCTGCAGGGGCGGGTGTTTCGGGTCCGCATCGTGCCGGTCCGGGACGGCGATGGCGACGTCGTCGCCGGGATGACCGTCTCGCAGGACATCACGGAACAGAGCAGACGCCGGGAGGAACTCGAACGGGCGCGAAAGCGGTACCGGACGCTGCTCGAAGCGGCACCGGACCCGGTCTTCGTCGCCGACGCCGAGACTGGCACGATACTCGAAACGAACGAGGCCGCGGCAGCGTTGCGAGGCGAGGACAGGGCGGACATCGTCGGCCGCTACCAGTCGGCGCTACATCCGCAGGAGGAGTCGGAAGCCTATCGCGCTCTCTTCGAGCAGTTCGTCGCGGAGGGCGGTGGGAGAGTCCGCAAACTCCCCGACGGAACACAGATACGGACGGTCGACGGCGACGGGGAGACCATTCCCGTCGAGGTGAGCGGCAGGACCGTCGAGTTGCCGGACGGGCCGGTCGTGTACGGCATCTTCCGCGACGTCACGGACCAGCTCGAATACGAGCAGACGCTCACCCGGTTCAACGAGACGCTGACGGAGTTGTTCGAGATGACGACGGGCGAGAACATCGGAGAGACGGTCACGGCGGCCGCGACGAGCGTGCTCGACGCCGACGCCGCTGCGCTGTATGGCTTCGACGAGGCGGCGGGCGCCCTCTCCCCCGTGGCCGTCTCGGCGGCCGACGACGTCTCGTTCGTCGACGACTCGCCCGTCTTCGAACCCGGGGACAGCATCGCGTGGCGGGTCTTCGTCGAGGACGAACCCGAAGTCGTCGACGACGTCCACGCCGACCCGGACGCGTACAACCCGGACTCGCGGTTCCGGAGCGAAATCGTCGTTCCGGTCGGCGAACACGGCGTCCTCATGGCCGCACGGTCCCGACCCGACGCGTTCGACCGCCGCGCCGCCGAACTCGTCGAGATTCTCGGCGCGTCCACGGAGGCTGCTCTCGACCGGGCCGAACGGGAGCGACGCCTCAGGCACCGGGAGTCGCAACTGCAGGAGCGGACGGACCAGCTGGAGGAACTCGAAACTCTCAATCGCAACATCCGGGAGATGGCCCGGGCGATACTCGACGCGGACTCGCGGGAGGAACTCGAACGGGAGGTCTGCGCCCGGCTGACGGACATCGACCCGTTCGTGTTCGCGTGGGTTGGCGACATCGACCGGGTGGACGACCGGGTCGTCCCCCGCACGTGGGCCGGGGACGACCGGGGCTACCTGGCGTCGGCCCCGCTCGCGCTCGCCGACGACGCGGGGGCCGAGCCGGCGGTGCGAGCGGCACGAACACGGGAGCGGGCCGTCGAATCCAACACCGCGACCCACCTGCAACGGGACGAGTGGCGACGGGAGGCGGTCACCAGGGACTTCCTGTCGGCCGTCAGCCTCCCCGTCGTCTACCGGGGGACGCTCCAGTGCGTGCTGACCATCTACGCCTCGACTCCGCGGGCCTTCTCGGACCGGCTGCAGTCGGTGTGTGCCGACCTGAGCGACCTCCTCGCGAACGCGATTGCGGCGACCGACCGGAAGTACGCCCTGCTGTCCGACCGCGCCACAGAGATGGAGTTCGAAGTCCAGGACGCGACGTGCCTGTTGCTCCGCCTCGCACGTGCGCTCGACTGCACGCTCGAAGTCGAACGGATGACCACGGACCCGGGCGACCGGCTGACCGTCCTGCTCCGGGCACTCGACGTTTCACCGGAACAGTTGCGTGACCGTGCCGCACGCGAGAGCGCCATCGCGGACGCCAGACTCGTGGACTCGGACGACGGCGCACGCATCGAGTGTCGCTTCGCCGAACCGTTCCTCGCGTCCACGCTGGCCGAGCAGGGCATCGTCGTCCGGGAGATTACGGCCGAACCCTCGACCTGCCGGCTGACGGCCGCGGTCCCGTCCCACTTCTCCGTCCGGCGGGCCGTCGACACCATCGGGGCGATGTATCCCGACGCCGAACTCCTCGCCAAGCGCGAGCGGCGCGGGTCGCTGGCGGCCAGGGACGCGTTCGTCGAGACGATTCTGGAGCAACTCACCGGCCGTCAGCGCGAGGTGGTCGAACTCGCGTATCGCCGGGGCTACTTCGAGTCGCCCAAACAGACCAGCGGTGCGGAACTGGCAGACGAACTCGGCTTTTCCTCGTCGGCGCTGCACAATCACATCCGCTCGGCACAGCGGAAGCTGTTTGCCGCACTCTTCGAAGACGCTCCGCCAGCGTCCGAGGGCCGGACGGGCGAGTCGAGCGGGTGA